The genomic DNA CGGTTCAGTTCCTTCTGCAGTTTCAAGAATGTACTCTCCTGGCAAGAATAGACCCCCTTTATCGTCAAGGTCTCCTTTTGCTTGTTCAGCAGTAAGTGGTGGAGCAGTGCCTTGAAGCGTCTTGTGAAGAAGACTCTATGCAGTATCTGTGCGAAGAGCAATCAATTCTGTTACGAGTGCTGTTCCCACTAACTCCTTTTTAGTAACCAGACTCCTCTTCGGCTTTGCTCGTCTCTTATATATCTTAGTAAGAAAAAATACTACTTTGTTGCTATGTACATAGCATTTGGCAAAAATAAGCAAAGATGTAAGCACTGATAAGTGCATATGCGCATTCTGAGAAAATACAAGTCTTTAAAACGTCCGCTCCTTTTTCAATCATGTATGAGTACACAGCACACCGAAGAAGAATTCAAAAAGAAACTCACCAAAGAACAATACGCTGTTCTGAGAGAAAAAGGTACCGAGCCACCAGGCACAAGTCCGCTTCTTCACAATAAAGACAAAGGAGATTACAAGTGTGCTGCTTGCGGACAAACACTCTTCAAGTCCGATGCAAAATTTGATTCAGGGACTGGCTGGCCCAGTTTTGATCAAGCAATCCCTGGAGCAGTTGAGTACAAAGAGGATCATACGTTTTTCATGAAACGAACAGAAGTTGTCTGCTCCGCATGCGGATCGCACTTAGGACATGTCTTTGATGACGGACCCAAAGAGACCACGGGAAAACGATACTGCATAAATGGATGCGCCTTAGCCTTCAAGAAGAAGTGAACGTCTCATAGAATTTTTCAAGCAAGTCAAACCACGTCTCAATCGCGTTGGGATAATTATCAATGAGCTTTCCCCCGCTCATTTCAATGTAACTGGTGATCTGCGGATTCACCTTTGCTGCCAAGTTCTCCGCAAGACGAAGATCTGAGCGCAAAGCGAAGATAGGGCCGATCTCACGTCCTGCGTAAAAACCGATCTCTCCTGAAACACCATCATCAAGCGCATGTCCTCCATCAAGGATTGCGCCCATGCAATCAGACTCAATCATGCCTTTGTTATTCGTAGGACCTACTTGCCTGTTGAACTCCTCCCAAAACCTTTGATGGCCCGAAGCCTTATCACAGATCTCAAGAACGCTTAAGTCAAGAAGCTTGCCGCACTCTACAAAAGGGTCAAAGACATCAAAACCGATCTCTTTAAGCCGGGGTATGAAAAGGTGATCAAGGACATAACGCCCAGTCTCAGAAAATCCTAATTGGTTAGCAAGGTAAATTGTGACCATGGTGCTCCAGTTGATGCATTCTTTTTTAAACTTTGGTGAGAAAAGATCAAAACAGTTCATCAGATCGTAGCACTTGCATCTCTTTAAGCGCGTTTTTTATGCCTTTAATCATATTTCCCTTGCCACGCCTAAGCAAATCCTGTACGAGATCAGGAATTCTTGTAAGCAACATCTTATCTTTACTTTCAAGCACCGCATTGAAGTAATTCGGAGCAACATT from Candidatus Woesearchaeota archaeon includes the following:
- the msrB gene encoding peptide-methionine (R)-S-oxide reductase yields the protein MSTQHTEEEFKKKLTKEQYAVLREKGTEPPGTSPLLHNKDKGDYKCAACGQTLFKSDAKFDSGTGWPSFDQAIPGAVEYKEDHTFFMKRTEVVCSACGSHLGHVFDDGPKETTGKRYCINGCALAFKKK